Part of the Candidatus Binatus sp. genome is shown below.
CGAGGCGCTCGAAGCAGCCGCGAAAGATTCCGCCGTGCGCGCGATCGTCGTTGAAATCGCGGGAATCGAAGTCGGACTCGCGACCGCGCATGAAATCCATCGCTTGTTACGCGCTGCGCACCTCGGCGGCAAACGCGTAGTCGCGCTGCTTCGAGGCGACATGGCGGGCCTCCGCGACTATCTGGTGGCGTGCGGTGCTAGCGAGATCGTCGCGAATCCCGACACGATGCTGACGATGCTTGGTGTCGCGACCGGTGGCGTGTTCCTCAAGAACGCGCTCGACAAACTGAAAATCCAGGCGCAGACGCTGCAGTGGAAGGAGTACAAGGGCGCGGCGGAGACGCTCGGTCGCGACGCGATGTCGCCGGCGCTGCGCGAAAGCCTGGAAGCGGTGGTTTCGGACTGGGAGAAAATCCTGGTCGAAGCGATCGCGTCGGCGCGAGGGCTCGCTCCGGAGCGGGTGCGCGAGCTCATTGCGGCGGGCTTTGTGAGCATGAAGTTCGCCATCGAAAATGGACTGATCGATCGCGAAGGATACATCGAAGACATCCGTGCGGCGTTCGAGCCCGACCAAGAGCAGAAAAAATTCGTCACCTTCAACCGCTACTGGCGGCACGCGGTTTACGTTCGCGAGCACGGACGCCGTGCGCGAATCGCGCTGATCCACGGTACCGGGCCGGTGGTCTCGGGCGACGCGTCAGCGGCGGGGGAATATATCAGCGGGATCGCGACGGCGGCGGAAATCGATCGCGCGTCGCGCGACGAGCGAGTGCGCGCAATCGTGTTTCGCGTCAATTCGCCGGGCGGCTCGGCGGTCGGCTCCGATCTGGTTTGGCGCGCGGTTCGCGAGGCGCAGGGACGCGGCAAGCCCGTCGTCGTTTCGATGGGCGACGTGGCCGGCTCGGGCGGCTATTACGTCGCGGCGGGCGCCGACGCGATCGTGGCGGAGGCGGCGACGATCACCGGCTCGATCGGGGTGGTGTATGCGAAGTTCAATCTCGGCAGCCTGCTCAGCGATCTAGGCGTGCGGTTCGATTACGTGAAGAGTGCGCCGGTCGCGGACGCAACTTCGTTCTCGCGCGCGATGACCGAAGCGGAACTCGCGCAGATGAACGATACGATCGGGCATCTGTACGCGAACTTCACCGCCAAGGTCGCGGAGGGCAGACGGCTCGGCCCCGCCGAAACGGAAGAGGTTGCGCGCGGGCGCGTGTGGAGCGGGCTTGCGGCGAAGGAGCGCGGACTGGTCGATGAAATCGGCGGGCTCACAAAAGCGATCGAAATCGCGCGGAGCCGCGCGCACATAAAAGAAAATGAGCAGCATCAGCTCGTGCGGTATCATTCGCCGGCGCGATTCTGGGGACTCAGGCCGAGCAATCCCGACGTATCGACGACGTGGGCGATTCGCGCCGCGGCGAGCGCATTGGGAATCCCTGCGAGGTGGATGCCGGCGATGCTCGAGATGATGATGCGCGGCGGCGCGATGCTGCTTTGTCCGTTCCTCGAGCTCTAAAATTCGGCGCTACAGCGGCGAGCGCTGTAGCTCCTCGCGAATCGAGTACATCTTCTGGCGCGCTTCGCTGATGTAGGCGTCGAGATTGCGGCGATGATTCGCGAACAGGCCCGCGGGCGAACCATTCATCACAACGAGAGGCTTCAGCACCGCCGCTTTGCCGAGCGCATCCTCGGTTTCGTCGAACATCGTCTTCAAGATTGGGTCGTCTTTGAAAGTCACAACATACTCGCGCTCGATCGCCTCGATCATGTGAAACATCACGTGCGCGTAACCTTGGGCGTGATAAAAATAGTGATCGCAATCCCAGGTGTGGACGGCGCTGCCGTCATCTTTTTTGCTGCGGTAGAGGTTCGCGTGCGCATCGCCGAGCAGGTCGGTCCACGCCTGCACGAGGCGAATCAACTCGACGGCGCGAACGTTAAGCTCGCGCGAGGTCGGCGGATTGTCACGCAGCCCGGTGACGTATAGCCGCAGATGCGCGACGCCGTCGGCGTACTTGCCTTCGGGCGCGGGCAGAATCCACTTGAGCGCGTCGTTGCGAAAATCGGTGTCGGCAATCACGAGGTTCTGATCGTACTGGTTCGACGAAACCTTGGTCAGGTTGTCCTTGAAGATGCGCGTGGTCTCGCGCACCGCCTGGATAATTCCGAGTTGGCGATCGGCGTTGTTGTCGGGGCCAACCTTCGGACCCCATAAAAAGAAATCGTTGGGACGCCATCCGAAGGCGGTGTGCAATTCGTGATCGACGATCGCCGCCAGCGTCGAGGCGAAAATCTCGCCGGGCGCCGTCGGCTTGCCCGGAGGAAAATGCTCCGCGATATCGTAATCGAGCTGGTTGTGGCGAATCTGGCCGAAGTGAAGCGCAAGGTTAAGCGCGATCCACAACGCGACGATCGCGCCGCCGATGATCAGGAGTCGATTTCTCGTCACGCCGAAATCTTATGTCACGGCCGAAGATTGCTGAAGCGAGATGCGCAGTCAGGATGCTGCGCCGAGTGCGAGCGCAGTGACGCTTTTCAGTTCATCGCGGCTGGTGCCGAGTTGCTTTAGCGTCGGCAGTACGGCGCGCGTGAAGAACTTGCGCGGGCTGATGCCGCCGCCGCCAATCCTGAGATGCTCCTGGTAGTCGGGAATCAGTCCGTCGCCGGGCATGCTGAAGTTCGCGATCACCATAGCCAGGTCTGCGATCGTGCCGCTGCGATCGTCGGCTATCTCGAGCGCGAGCATCTCGCGATAAAAGCCGGCGTGCGCCGCTTCGTCGCGGCCGATGAAGAAGAAAATCGCCTCGAGTGTTTTGTCGTTCTCGAGTTCGGCGCGATCCTTCTGCGCCTTATAGGCGAGATAAGTCGCGGTTTCCTGGAGGGCGCCGTAGCAGGCCATCTGGCGGAGAGTCTTGAACGGCATCTTCCACGAGCGCGAAAACGTATCAGCCTCGAACTTGCTGAACTGCTCCTCGGTGCGCATTCCCGACCGGAGCAGATACTCGCGAAAGGCGAGACCGTGGCGCGATTCCTCGTGGCTCCAGCAGGTTTGAAACCACGCCAGGCCGAACACCGAGCGCGTCATCTCGACGCCCGCCAGATTGTAGTCCGGCAGATACATTTCCTCGGCGCAGTAAGTCTCGATCCTGATCGCGCGTTCCTCGGTGTTGGTTTCGGGCGAGAGTTTGTCCCACGGAATGTCTTCGAAAATGTTCCAGCGGCGCTTGCGCTCCGCGGTCTCGAAGAAATCCATGTACGCGCGATAAAACTTTTCTTTGGGAATCATGCTGGATACGAAAAGGCTAGCAGTATCCCGCGCAAAGTCCTAATCGGTTTGGTGATACGGGTACATTATTTCATTTTGCAGGGCACGAGAGATCAGCCTACAGACGGCCTAACAATCGTTTGATCATCGAGGTTTTCTTCGGAATGTCGGCCGGCGCGAGCAATGCGATCGTCGCGACCGGCTTGCCGCCAGCGAGCACGTTCGCGGTGCCGATTTGCTGCCCGGCCTTGACCGGCGCAGCGACCGACGGCGGCAAATTGTAATCGACCTTGAGATCGGTCTTCGCATCGCCGCGTTTCTGAAACACGCCCGCGTCGCTGCCCCACACCGGCTTGATCACGTCCGTCTCGCCGCCGCTCACCGCGACGACCTGCGCGATCGGAGAGCCCTTCTTCGCCACCGAATGAATTTGGTAATTGACGAAGCCCTGCGACAGCAGTTCGGATGCCATCTTGAAATTGGTCAGCTTATGCGGAGTACCGAGCACCACCGCGACCAGGCGCAGATCGCCGCGCTTCGCCGTTGCGACGACGTTGAATCCGGCCTTGTCGTAGAAACCGGTCTTGAGCCCGTCGCATCCTTGATAGGTGCGCACCAGGTGATTGGTGTTGCGCAGCACGAAACTGCCGCCGCGAAACGGCGCGGTGTCGATCGCCGACCATCTGAGCACGTCGGGATACTTGAGCAGTTCGCGCGCGAGCAACGCCTGGTCGTAGGCGCTTGCGACGTCGGCCTGTTCGCCCGGCGCCGGCGGCAATCCATGCACATTGTAGTAGTGGCTGTCCTTCATGCCGAGCGCCGCGGCTTTCTGATTCATGAGCATCACGAACGCGTCGGTCGAACCGCCGATGTATTCTGCGACTGCCGCCGACGCGTCGTTGGCGGAGTGCACGACGATCGCCTTCATCATGTCGTCGAGCGAGAAGGTTTCGCCCTCTTTGAGATAAACCTGCGAGCCGCCCATCTGCGCGGCGCTGCGCGAGGTGGTGACCTGATCGGTGGGCTTGAGCGAGCCGTCGTGAAGTTTTTCCGCGACGATCAGCATCAGCATCATCTTCGCCAGCGACGCGGTTGGCCACGGCTGATGATCGTTGGCCTCGAAAATGACGGTGCCGGTGACCGGTTCCATCACGACGGCTTCGGCGTATGGACCCATCAATCCGCTTTTTTTGGCGTCAGTCGCGCCTTCTTCATCAGATGGCGCGGCGGATTTTGCCGCCGGCGCAGCTTTGGCGCGGCGATGACGCGCGGCGTCGGCATTCGGCGGCGCGAGCATCGCAAGCAGCATCGCGAGCGCGACAAAAGCTCCAACGTATCGAGTGATCAAATTCGGGGCGAGACAAACGCCCGATCGTGAAAGGGTATCCATCGTAAACATCCTCCCAACAGCATCGCGCCTACCCACCAACTACGATCCGCCAAGATGAATCTCGCGGCAAGACAAAGCTGTGCACAATCGAGCGGGAAATCAGAAACGGTCGGCGGTCCAGAAGAGCGAGCGCGAATCCTGGAAGGCCTCGAACGCGCACGCCGACGCGGCATCGGCGGTCGTCTCGAATCGACGCGCAAGTTTGCCGGGCGCGAGAATCCGCCACATGTAGTTGTTATCGATATGGTGAGCGACCGGGCATCCGGCGTCGCTCAGGCGGCGCTCGAGTTCAGCGTCGTGCGCGGTATGGGTTATCAGCAATCCCGCGGCTTGAGCATCTTCGCCGCCGAGAAGCGCGGCGCGGCGATGATCTCCTTCGCGCTGAAAAGAAATCGGAGCACGCGACGCAACCTCGCCGAGATATTTGAACGACGCGAGCATCGCGTCGGGAGCATCCGGCAGATAGCCGAACTCCATCACCATCGAAACGCCGTGAAAGCGCGCGACGCGCGCGTAGGCGGCAATCCGGCCGGCCTCGCGGCACAGGATGAAATATTCCTTCGAGCCTTCGCCGGGATGCATCGGCTGGTTGCCGGCGAATTCGAGATTGGCGCGCCATGCGGCCTCGTCGCGGATTGCGGTGACGTTGAAGCGTCCGCTATACGCGCGATGAATCTCCGCGACCGCACCGAGATCGCGCGACGGCTCGAACGCATCGATCGTGAACTTGCCGCGAACTTTTATTGCTGCGGCGGCCGACAGGATGCTGAACTTGCGCTCGACTTCGCGCCAGCCGAACTGATTGTAGAATGTCAGCCGCTCCGCAAACAGCAGCGAAACCTCGAAGCCCTCGCGCGTCATCGTATCGACCGCGAGCCGCATCAGCGCCGACGCGACGCCTTTGTGCCGATACTCCTCGAGCGTGAACACCGATCCGATGCCGCCCATCGGCGCCGCTTGTCGGTCGAGATTGATGGCGCGATCGAAAATCTGGACGGTCGAGACGAGGCGATTGCCATCGCGCGCGACGAGGCACAACTCATCGCGAAACGCCGGATCGATTTGATTGTAGCGGGCGAAAAATTCGCGGTCGTTGTACCAGAGCGACAGCAAGTCGAGCACTTCATCGCGCTCGCTGCGATACGCCGCGCGTACTTCCATCGTTTCAGTGCAGGTCCAGGTGCAGGTTCATCGGGCTGCCGCCGCGGCTCACCGTCAGGTCGATCGACGGTTTGTTCTGCACTGAGCCCATCAAGCTCATCGCCTGCATCGGATTGGTCACCGGCTGTCCATCGATCGAGGTGACGAGGTCGCCATTCTGCATGCCGATTTGTTCGAACACCGAGCCGGGTTTCACTTCAGAGATCGCAAAGCCATCGGTCTTGCCGTTTTCGACGTGCGGAACCGCGCGCATCTGAGTGAAGAGCATCGCCGGGTTCTGCATTGTCTTGGCGACTTCGGCGCGGCTGGCCGCGAAATTGCCGGGACTCAGTTTCTTGATGTTCAGCTTGCTGCTGGTGTTGTCGTCATCGTTGTCGTCGGGTTCCGGCTCAGTCGCCTCGCCGTTCGGCGCGAATGGAGGACGCGGGCCGTGTCGCATATGCGGCACCGGCATCGACGGTCCCCCAAGCTGCGACGGCTCGACCGCCGGCATTTCACTAACCGGCATCTCGAGTGCGACGCGGCGTCCGTCATGATCGACGATCGCGCGCGTCCGCTCGACGCTCACCAGCTTGCCCGCGTCGGGGATATCGTCGCCAACCTTGTAGAGCGACTGCTCGCCGTTCTGGTCTTCGATCACGGCGTACGGCTTCGACTTCGAGAGCATCGACGTGCCGAGCAATTTCAGATGAAGATCCTCGACCACCACTGGCGGCGGAGCCGCAGCTTCCTGCGGCACGAGGTTGAAGACGTCGCGCTTGACGATCGATTCGTAAAAGGGGCGAGGCCTGAGTCCGGACGGGAGACGCGGTTGAGCGATCGCTGCGGGCGCAACGATTTTGTCGGACATAACGCGACGTGCGATCACGTCATTGACGCATTGCGCCGCGAAGTAGGCCAGCCCCGCGATCAGCAGGAAATTCAGCGCGGTAACATGATGCTGCGTGAATCGGAGTTCCATCGGCTAAAGGATCTCCCGGTCAGACGAATGGTTCAGCGTCATAGGCGCATCCTGCGACGAGCCGGCTCACATCGTAGTTCCACTCGCCCTTCCATCGGCTGATCACAAGACTCGCCTGGCTATGCCCGCTGCGCACGAGGTCCATCAGGCGCAGCAAATAGATGCTCTCATCGTCGCCGCGCTTGTTCAATGCTTTCTGGCGTTCGAGTCCTTGCGCCGCGATCGCGAGCAACTCCGTCCCGAGTTCCTGCATCCGGATGCGGCCGGCGCGCGCCTCAAGCCCAATCTTGTGCGCCTGGTCGGTCAGTTCAAGGCGCTCGCCAAAGCTCCAGCGTTTGACCAGGTCCCACGCCGCCGCGAGACAATCGTCGGAGTAGAGGATGCCCTTCAGCAGCGCGGGCAGCGCGAGCATGTAGCCGGGCGGCTGGCTGTCTGGGGTGCGGATTTCGATATATCGCTTCAGGCGGACCTCGGTGAAAATCGTCGTCAGATGATTGGTCCAGTCCTCGACCGTCGCGCGTTCCTTGCCGAAGCCCTGCTCGAGATATTTGCGAAACGTGATTCCCGGCCGGCGCGTCAGATCGACGTATTCGTGATTGCGGACCAGGAAATACATCGGCACGTCGAGCGCATACTCGGCGTATTCCTCGAACGAACAATCCTCGCCCAGCGCAAATTCGAGCGTGCCGCTGCGATCGTTATCGGTGTCCGTCCAGATGTGCCCGCGGAAGCTCTGATAGCCGTTGAGGCTGCCGTCGCTGAGCGGCGAGTTGGCGAAAATCGCGTACAGGATCGGCACGATTCCCATGCTGACGCGCAGCTTGCGCATCGCGTCGCGCTCGCCGGAGTAGTCGAGGTTGGCCTGCACGCCGGCGGTCTGCTTCATCATCCGCTGGCCGAGCCGGCCCTTGCGCGCCATGTAAGGATACATGATGTGATAGCGCGCCTTCGGCAACAGCTCGATCTGATCGATTCGGCTGACCGGTTGCATCCCAAGACCTAGCAGCGTCGCGCCGATCTTGCCGGTTACTTCGACCAGTTGATCGACGTGCTCGGCGAACTCGTGATGCGCGCAGTGGATCGTGTCGCACTGCTCGCCGGACAACTCGATTTGCCCGCCGGGTTCGATCGTGATCGCCGCGCGTTTGCTCTTCAGCGCGAGGATTCGGCCGTGCTCGTCCTCGGGTTCGAAGCCGTAATCGTCGGCCATCCGGCGCAGTAATTCCTCGACGCCGCCGGGGCCCGAAAATGGCAACGCACTGCCGTCGGCAGTGCGAACAGCGACCTTCTCGTATTCGGTACCGACTCGCCACTGGTCGCGCGGCTTCGCGCCAGCCTCGAAGTAGCGGATCAAATCCTCTTTCTTTTCAAGCAGATCGCTCATCAATTGCGGCTCCTGACTAAGCGGCCCGCCCCCAAGCGCGCCTATCATGGCCCCAGACGCTATCCGAGGCAAGCAGGTGTGCGCTGCGGCCGCGAATGGTCGTCTATCAGGAGGATAGCGCCGCGGCGAAACTGAACTTAGCGATCGATCCAGGTGCGATTGTTCGATTGTTCGATCGCCGCCAGCGTCATAGGATTCTGCGCGAGCCGGATTCTTGCGCGATGCGCGCGCCGCGTTCGGCAGGCAGGAGCAGGGGAGGAATCGATGCCTCAAGTCGTACTTGCGATCGACCAGGGAACTACCGGCACCACGGTGTTCGTGGTCGATGGCCGCGGACGGATTCGAGGCCGCGCTTACGCCGAGGTTCGCCAGTTCTATCCGAAGCCTGGATGGGTCGAGCACGATCCCGAGGAAATCTACCGCTCAGTGATCGCGCTATCGAAAAAAGCGATCGCGCAATCGAAAGTCGGAGCTGATGCGATCAAGGCCGTCGGCATCACGAATCAGCGCGAGACATTCGTAGTGTGGGATCGGCGCAGCGGCAAGCCGATCCATCGCGCGATCGTGTGGCAATGCCGCCGAAGCGCGGCTATCTGCGACGTGCTTCGCGATCGCGAATCCGAGGTGATCGAGCGCACGGGACTGATCGTCGATCCTTATTTCTCAGGCACCAAGCTCAAATGGCTGCTCGACGAAAAGCCTGAACTGC
Proteins encoded:
- the sppA gene encoding signal peptide peptidase SppA, whose product is MKNPLREFSLDREVRLAILVTILIAVGAVACVFGHWIVGIALFGIAAALVAAFWLAVVRPARIPRDAVVTIRLAGSIPEETGRSPIDQIIRRRTLSLDSIREALEAAAKDSAVRAIVVEIAGIEVGLATAHEIHRLLRAAHLGGKRVVALLRGDMAGLRDYLVACGASEIVANPDTMLTMLGVATGGVFLKNALDKLKIQAQTLQWKEYKGAAETLGRDAMSPALRESLEAVVSDWEKILVEAIASARGLAPERVRELIAAGFVSMKFAIENGLIDREGYIEDIRAAFEPDQEQKKFVTFNRYWRHAVYVREHGRRARIALIHGTGPVVSGDASAAGEYISGIATAAEIDRASRDERVRAIVFRVNSPGGSAVGSDLVWRAVREAQGRGKPVVVSMGDVAGSGGYYVAAGADAIVAEAATITGSIGVVYAKFNLGSLLSDLGVRFDYVKSAPVADATSFSRAMTEAELAQMNDTIGHLYANFTAKVAEGRRLGPAETEEVARGRVWSGLAAKERGLVDEIGGLTKAIEIARSRAHIKENEQHQLVRYHSPARFWGLRPSNPDVSTTWAIRAAASALGIPARWMPAMLEMMMRGGAMLLCPFLEL
- a CDS encoding DUF2333 family protein; the protein is MTRNRLLIIGGAIVALWIALNLALHFGQIRHNQLDYDIAEHFPPGKPTAPGEIFASTLAAIVDHELHTAFGWRPNDFFLWGPKVGPDNNADRQLGIIQAVRETTRIFKDNLTKVSSNQYDQNLVIADTDFRNDALKWILPAPEGKYADGVAHLRLYVTGLRDNPPTSRELNVRAVELIRLVQAWTDLLGDAHANLYRSKKDDGSAVHTWDCDHYFYHAQGYAHVMFHMIEAIEREYVVTFKDDPILKTMFDETEDALGKAAVLKPLVVMNGSPAGLFANHRRNLDAYISEARQKMYSIREELQRSPL
- a CDS encoding acyl-ACP desaturase, translating into MIPKEKFYRAYMDFFETAERKRRWNIFEDIPWDKLSPETNTEERAIRIETYCAEEMYLPDYNLAGVEMTRSVFGLAWFQTCWSHEESRHGLAFREYLLRSGMRTEEQFSKFEADTFSRSWKMPFKTLRQMACYGALQETATYLAYKAQKDRAELENDKTLEAIFFFIGRDEAAHAGFYREMLALEIADDRSGTIADLAMVIANFSMPGDGLIPDYQEHLRIGGGGISPRKFFTRAVLPTLKQLGTSRDELKSVTALALGAAS
- a CDS encoding D-alanyl-D-alanine carboxypeptidase family protein, which translates into the protein MDTLSRSGVCLAPNLITRYVGAFVALAMLLAMLAPPNADAARHRRAKAAPAAKSAAPSDEEGATDAKKSGLMGPYAEAVVMEPVTGTVIFEANDHQPWPTASLAKMMLMLIVAEKLHDGSLKPTDQVTTSRSAAQMGGSQVYLKEGETFSLDDMMKAIVVHSANDASAAVAEYIGGSTDAFVMLMNQKAAALGMKDSHYYNVHGLPPAPGEQADVASAYDQALLARELLKYPDVLRWSAIDTAPFRGGSFVLRNTNHLVRTYQGCDGLKTGFYDKAGFNVVATAKRGDLRLVAVVLGTPHKLTNFKMASELLSQGFVNYQIHSVAKKGSPIAQVVAVSGGETDVIKPVWGSDAGVFQKRGDAKTDLKVDYNLPPSVAAPVKAGQQIGTANVLAGGKPVATIALLAPADIPKKTSMIKRLLGRL
- a CDS encoding GNAT family N-acetyltransferase, coding for MEVRAAYRSERDEVLDLLSLWYNDREFFARYNQIDPAFRDELCLVARDGNRLVSTVQIFDRAINLDRQAAPMGGIGSVFTLEEYRHKGVASALMRLAVDTMTREGFEVSLLFAERLTFYNQFGWREVERKFSILSAAAAIKVRGKFTIDAFEPSRDLGAVAEIHRAYSGRFNVTAIRDEAAWRANLEFAGNQPMHPGEGSKEYFILCREAGRIAAYARVARFHGVSMVMEFGYLPDAPDAMLASFKYLGEVASRAPISFQREGDHRRAALLGGEDAQAAGLLITHTAHDAELERRLSDAGCPVAHHIDNNYMWRILAPGKLARRFETTADAASACAFEAFQDSRSLFWTADRF
- the gspC gene encoding type II secretion system protein GspC gives rise to the protein MELRFTQHHVTALNFLLIAGLAYFAAQCVNDVIARRVMSDKIVAPAAIAQPRLPSGLRPRPFYESIVKRDVFNLVPQEAAAPPPVVVEDLHLKLLGTSMLSKSKPYAVIEDQNGEQSLYKVGDDIPDAGKLVSVERTRAIVDHDGRRVALEMPVSEMPAVEPSQLGGPSMPVPHMRHGPRPPFAPNGEATEPEPDDNDDDNTSSKLNIKKLSPGNFAASRAEVAKTMQNPAMLFTQMRAVPHVENGKTDGFAISEVKPGSVFEQIGMQNGDLVTSIDGQPVTNPMQAMSLMGSVQNKPSIDLTVSRGGSPMNLHLDLH
- a CDS encoding glutamate--cysteine ligase, translating into MSDLLEKKEDLIRYFEAGAKPRDQWRVGTEYEKVAVRTADGSALPFSGPGGVEELLRRMADDYGFEPEDEHGRILALKSKRAAITIEPGGQIELSGEQCDTIHCAHHEFAEHVDQLVEVTGKIGATLLGLGMQPVSRIDQIELLPKARYHIMYPYMARKGRLGQRMMKQTAGVQANLDYSGERDAMRKLRVSMGIVPILYAIFANSPLSDGSLNGYQSFRGHIWTDTDNDRSGTLEFALGEDCSFEEYAEYALDVPMYFLVRNHEYVDLTRRPGITFRKYLEQGFGKERATVEDWTNHLTTIFTEVRLKRYIEIRTPDSQPPGYMLALPALLKGILYSDDCLAAAWDLVKRWSFGERLELTDQAHKIGLEARAGRIRMQELGTELLAIAAQGLERQKALNKRGDDESIYLLRLMDLVRSGHSQASLVISRWKGEWNYDVSRLVAGCAYDAEPFV